A stretch of the Uranotaenia lowii strain MFRU-FL chromosome 3, ASM2978415v1, whole genome shotgun sequence genome encodes the following:
- the LOC129755197 gene encoding homeobox protein araucan, which translates to MIETVTSSERRSSIPGGEKTMSHFPFRGSPTTQSTTPSAPSAPSSPPAAPVAMAVTTTVPPGARSTSPCSATSGPPTSGSGRCCDTGRPIFTDPISGQTVCSCQYDLINYQRLASAGIAGPGGVPLSMYSAPYSPETMAAYFPAIGADQAPFYTNPAAAGIDLKENLAAGGAPWPYPSVYHPYDAAFGYPFNSFGMDLNGARRKNATRETTSTLKAWLNEHKKNPYPTKGEKIMLAIITKMTLTQVSTWFANARRRLKKENKMTWEPRNRVEDDDVNLDDDDDDNKSLKDDKEILDSKDSGTGSSEDGDRPSRLDMLDRPGHSDWNGSRNGSGPNSPDIYDRHMPGHPLLQPSHFPPHLRPTLGAPPDINHTPSGSTNPNKPRIWSLADMASKENKDSEPSSPTAGYPSPGKIIAPLAGRGLNPLHHHPYMRPEFYRNLYGQHLAPGSPEVSLLESYQRTFGATLAHNGIPVGINPLISKASGSGSPFAPLSLTTTSHPNTAPHPGVSPASSTSSGPENLTPSSPPVAVPEKLVTSKP; encoded by the exons agtacCACACCATCAGCGCCATCTGCCCCGTCTTCTCCACCCGCAGCACCAGTGGCCATGGCCGTTACTACGACAGTTCCTCCAGGAGCCCGCAGTACATCACCATGTTCTGCTACCTCAGGCCCTCCAACTTCCGGTAGCGGGCGATGTTGTGATACTGGGCGACCAATCTTCACAGATCCCATCTCGGGTCAAACGGTGTGTTCGTGTCAGTACGATCTGATTAACTACCAAAGGTTAGCTAGTGCGGGAATAGCAGGACCCGGCGGAGTACCACTGTCAATGTATAGTGCGCCCTACAGTCCAGAAACTATGGCTGCGTACTTTCCAGCGATAGGAGCCGACCAGGCGCCGTTCTACACAAATCCAGCC GCTGCCGGCATCGATTTGAAAGAGAACCTCGCCGCAGGCGGTGCACCGTGGCCTTACCCCTCCGTTTATCATCCGTACGATGCAGCGTTCGGCTACCCCTTTAACTC CTTTGGAATGGACCTGAATGGAGCGCGAAGGAAAAACGCCACCCGCGAGACCACGAGCACGCTTAAAGCGTGGCTAAATGAGCACAAAAAGAACCCATATCCGACCAAAGGCGAAAAGATTATGCTAGCGATAATCACGAAAATGACGCTCACGCAAGTATCCACGTGGTTTGCAAACGCCCGCCGTCGGCTGAAGAAGGAAAACAAGATGACCTGGGAGCCACGCAACCGAGTGGAGGACGACGATGTCAACCTggatgatgacgatgacgataACAAGAGCTTGAAGGACGACAAGGAGATATTAG ATTCCAAAGACTCCGGCACGGGATCGAGTGAAGATGGCGATAGACCGTCACGGCTAGATATGCTTGATCGACCAGGTCACAGTGATTGGAACGGATCACGAAACGGCAGTGGACCGAATTCCCCCGATATCTATGACCGTCACATGCCAGGTCATCCCCTCCTGCAACCCTCGCACTTTCCTCCTCACCTAAGGCCGACATTGGGTGCGCCTCCAGATATTAATCATACCCCAAGTGGCAGTACTAACCCCAACAAGCCACGGATATGGTCCCTAGCAGATATGGCCAGTAAAGAAAACAAAGACTCTGAGCCATCCTCACCGACGGCAGGCTACCCATCGCCGGGAAAAATCATTGCACCTCTCGCTGGCCGTGGATTGAATCCCCTGCACCATCATCCTTACATGAGGCCTGAATTCTACCGAAATCTTTACGGGCAACATCTGGCACCTGGATCGCCAGAAGTTTCCCTACTTGAATCATACCAGAGGACATTTGGTGCCACATTGGCCCACAATGGCATCCCCGTCGGCATCAACCCGCTAATATCGAAAGCATCCGGAAGTGGGTCGCCTTTCGCACCACTCAGTCTCACCACCACCAGCCATCCAAATACCGCGCCCCATCCTGGCGTGTCACCTGCCTCTAGCACCTCATCTGGTCCCGAAAACCTAACCCCTTCATCGCCACCAGTAGCTGTTCCCGAAAAGCTAGTGACATCTAAACCATGA